A window of the Polaribacter sp. HaHaR_3_91 genome harbors these coding sequences:
- a CDS encoding glutamine--tRNA ligase/YqeY domain fusion protein codes for MSEEKKSLNFLEHIIEEDLTNGMPKENLRFRFPPEPNGYLHIGHTKAIGISFGLGETYNAPVNLRFDDTNPAKEEQEYVDAIKKDISWLGYSWANECYSSDYFQQLFDWAVLLIKDGKAYVDSQSSEDMRAQKGTPTQVGTNSPFRNRSVEENLELFQGMKDGKFKEGEHTLRAKIDMENPNMLMRDPLMYRIMYKDHHRTGSDWCIYPMYDWTHGESDYIEQISHSLCSLEFKPHRELYNWFRDNVYDFSKSEYPNPPKQREFSRLNLSYTIMSKRKLLTLVEQGIVAGWDDPRMPTISGLRRRGYTPESIKSFIETVGVSKRENVIDVALLEFKIREDLNKTAKRVMGVLDPVKVVITNYPEGKEEMLDANYNDYEDGFGSREVPFSREIYIEREDFREEANKKFFRLKLGKEVRLKNAYFITATSCTKDADGNITEIQCTYDPLTKSGMDTEESKRKVKGTLHWVSVKHAAKVEVRAYDRLFLDEAPDSHKDKDFMEFINPNSLEVITAFVEPSLKTATIGERFQFQRMGYFNVDNDTTKDNLIFNKIVGLRDSWGGK; via the coding sequence ATGTCTGAAGAGAAAAAATCGCTCAATTTTTTAGAGCATATTATTGAAGAGGATTTAACAAACGGAATGCCAAAAGAAAATTTACGTTTTCGTTTTCCGCCAGAACCAAATGGGTATTTACATATTGGTCACACAAAAGCAATCGGAATTAGTTTCGGTTTGGGTGAGACTTATAATGCACCTGTAAATTTGCGTTTTGATGATACAAATCCAGCAAAAGAAGAGCAAGAATATGTAGATGCAATTAAGAAAGATATTTCTTGGTTGGGCTATTCTTGGGCAAATGAGTGTTATTCATCAGACTATTTTCAGCAATTGTTCGATTGGGCAGTTTTGTTGATAAAAGATGGAAAAGCATATGTAGATTCTCAATCTTCGGAAGATATGAGAGCGCAAAAAGGTACACCAACTCAGGTTGGGACTAATAGTCCTTTTAGAAATCGTTCTGTTGAAGAAAACTTGGAATTATTCCAAGGAATGAAGGATGGAAAATTTAAGGAAGGTGAACATACTTTGCGTGCAAAAATTGACATGGAAAACCCAAATATGTTAATGCGTGATCCTTTAATGTATAGAATTATGTACAAAGATCACCATAGGACTGGTTCTGATTGGTGCATTTACCCAATGTACGATTGGACGCATGGTGAGAGTGATTATATTGAGCAAATTTCGCATTCTTTGTGTTCTTTAGAGTTTAAACCTCACAGAGAATTGTACAATTGGTTTAGAGATAATGTGTACGATTTTAGCAAATCTGAATACCCAAACCCGCCAAAACAACGTGAGTTTTCTCGTTTAAATTTGAGTTATACCATAATGAGTAAACGTAAATTGTTAACTTTGGTTGAACAAGGAATTGTTGCTGGTTGGGACGACCCTAGAATGCCTACAATTTCTGGTTTAAGAAGACGTGGTTATACTCCGGAATCTATAAAAAGTTTTATTGAGACTGTTGGTGTTTCTAAACGTGAAAACGTAATTGACGTAGCTCTTTTAGAGTTTAAAATTCGTGAGGATTTAAATAAAACTGCCAAGAGAGTGATGGGAGTTTTAGATCCTGTTAAAGTGGTAATTACAAATTATCCTGAAGGAAAAGAAGAAATGTTAGACGCCAACTATAACGACTATGAAGATGGTTTTGGTAGCAGAGAGGTTCCTTTTTCTAGAGAGATTTATATAGAACGTGAAGATTTTAGAGAGGAAGCAAATAAAAAGTTCTTCCGTTTAAAATTAGGGAAAGAGGTCCGTTTAAAAAACGCTTATTTTATTACAGCCACTAGTTGTACTAAAGATGCTGATGGAAATATTACTGAAATACAATGTACGTATGATCCGTTAACAAAATCTGGAATGGATACCGAAGAAAGCAAACGTAAAGTAAAAGGTACTTTGCATTGGGTTTCTGTAAAACATGCTGCAAAAGTAGAAGTAAGAGCCTATGACAGATTGTTTTTAGATGAAGCGCCAGATAGCCATAAAGACAAAGATTTTATGGAGTTTATTAACCCAAATTCTTTAGAAGTAATTACTGCTTTTGTAGAACCTAGTTTAAAAACGGCTACCATTGGAGAACGTTTCCAGTTTCAGCGAATGGGATATTTTAATGTTGATAATGACACAACCAAAGACAATTTAATTTTTAATAAAATTGTTGGATTGAGAGATTCTTGGGGAGGGAAATAA
- the folB gene encoding dihydroneopterin aldolase, with the protein MGIIQVNKIKLYAFHGCLDEEAKIGSEYTVDLEIKANLKKSSRTDELADTVDYVHLNLIVKEEMAIRSKLLEEVAQRILDRIFKEISRVKKAKVSVAKINPPIGGNVEEVVIILTEKR; encoded by the coding sequence ATGGGAATAATACAAGTAAACAAGATTAAACTCTATGCTTTTCATGGATGTTTAGACGAAGAAGCAAAAATAGGATCTGAATACACTGTAGATTTAGAAATTAAGGCGAATTTAAAAAAATCATCTAGAACAGATGAATTGGCAGATACGGTAGATTATGTGCACTTAAACCTTATTGTAAAAGAAGAAATGGCTATTCGTTCTAAACTGTTAGAAGAAGTGGCGCAGAGAATCTTAGATAGAATATTTAAAGAAATTTCTAGAGTAAAAAAAGCGAAGGTTTCTGTAGCTAAGATTAATCCACCAATTGGTGGAAACGTAGAAGAAGTAGTAATTATTCTTACAGAAAAAAGATAA